One window of Salvelinus fontinalis isolate EN_2023a unplaced genomic scaffold, ASM2944872v1 scaffold_0083, whole genome shotgun sequence genomic DNA carries:
- the LOC129842978 gene encoding uncharacterized protein LOC129842978: METGVEPKDIGQNPEYTGRLEYHGDKEKDCTLRITDLRERDSATYKFRFTTDQTRGRYYGDPGVTLSVTALQVKVTPSHRSQWKTLTCRTTSCPLTGNPTYIWYKNGQIVTEKTSTYSVLPNDKDSYSCAVKGHEDLHSPAVCVQDQRCSRVTYTKRRMCVIKGSTVDISCTYVSYYYTTSSFWFRSDKSTPEDLTTDPGYTGRVEYAGEMERGRSTLRITNLREKDSAEYKFIFNTQTSRWGYSFPGTTLTVTDLQVKVTPATEAGKRTLTCSTTCTLTDNPTYIWYKNGTIVKEGTSSLYSDYFSDADSYSCTVKGHEDLHSPAVCQNCWSVTYNHQKICALKGSTVELTCSYTYPRGYTVTTTFWFTEWGTGVEPEDLVQDPEYAGRLEYHRVKNKDCTLRITDLRERDSATYWFRILTYQTGGKYYGSPGVTLSVTGLQVKVTGEHQDKTLTCITSCTLTDNPTYIWYKNGHKVKEDTSSLYPDSFSDADSYSCVVKGHEDLHSPAVCKNCWSVTYTHQKICALKGSTVNISCSYTYPSYHEIKKAFWFTKWSGMDAEDLSSVPGYEGHRVPWGYGE; the protein is encoded by the exons ATGGAGACTGGTGTAGAACCTAAAGATATAGGTCAGAACCCAGAGTATACAGGTCGTCTGGAGTATCATGGGGATAAGGAGAAAGACTGTACCCTGAgaatcacagacctgagagagagagactcagctaCGTACAAGTTTAGATTTACAACTGATCAGACCAGAGGGAGATATTATGGAGATCCTGGAGTCACTCTGTCTGTAACAG CTCTGCAGGTGAAGGTGACTCCTTCACATCGGTCACAGTGGAAgacactgacctgtagaaccacCAGCTGTCCTCTGACTGGTaaccccacctacatctggtacaagaacggaCAGATAGTAACTGAGAAGACTTCCACCTATTCAGTCCTCCCTAATGATAAGGACAGCTACTCTTGTGCTGTAAAAGGCCATGAGGATCTCCactctcctgcagtgt GTGTTCAGGATCAGCGCTGCAGCAGAGTGACTTACACCAAGAGGAGAATGTGTGTCATAAAGGGGTCAACAGTGGACATATCCTGTACTTATGTTAGCTATTATTACACCACATCATCATTCTGGTTTAGAAGTGATAAGTCGACCCCTGAAGACCTAACCACAGACCCAGGGTATACAGGTCGTGTGGAGTAtgctggagagatggagagaggtcgcTCCACCCTGAGAATCACAAATCTGAGAGAAAAGGACTCAGCTGAGTACAAGTTCATATTTAACACACAGACCTCAAGATGGGGATACAGCTTCCCTGGAACAACTCTGACTGTCACAG ACCTGCAGGTGAAGGTGACTCCTGCCACAGAGGCAGGGAAGAggacactgacctgtagcaccacctgtactctgactgacaaccccacctacatctggtacaagaacggTACCATAGTAAAGGAGGGCACTTCCAGCCTGTACTCAGACTACTTTAGTGATGCAGACAGTTACTCCTGTACTGTAAAAGGCCATGAGGATCTCCACTCTCCTGCAGTGT GTCAGAACTGTTGGAGTGTGACTTACAACCATCAGAAGATCTGTGCTTTAAAGGGGTCAACAGTGGAGCTGACCTGCTCTTACACATATCCCAGAGGTTATACAGTCACAACAACCTTCTGGTTCACTGAATGGGGGACTGGTGTAGAACCTGAAGATCTGGTTCAGGACCCAGAGTATGCAGGTCGTCTGGAGTATCATCGGGTTAAGAATAAAGACTGTACCCTGAgaatcacagacctgagagagagagactcagctaCGTACTGGTTCAGAATATTAACATATCAGACTGGAGGGAAATATTATGGAAGTCCTggagtcactctgtctgtcacag gtcttcagGTGAAGGTGACTGGTGAACATCAGGATAAGACACTGACCTGTATCACCTCCTGCACTCTGACTGacaaccccacctacatctggtacaagaacggaCACAAAGTAAAGGAGGACACTTCCAGCCTGTACCCAGACTCCTTTAGTGATGCAGACAGTTACTCCTGTGTTGTAAAAGGCCATGAGGATCTCCACTCTCCTGCAGTGT GTAAGAACTGTTGGAGTGTGACTTACACCCATCAGAAAATCTGTGCCTTGAAGGGGTCAACAGTGAACATATCCTGCTCTTACACATATCCCAGTTATCATGAGATCAAAAAAGCTTTCTGGTTTACTAAATGGTCTGGTATGGATGCTGAAGATCTGAGCTCAGTGCCAGGGTATGAGGGTCATAGAGTACCTTGGGGATATGGAGAATAA
- the LOC129842979 gene encoding B-cell receptor CD22-like has product MDPTYVSERERVTLTCRTKCTLDPITAYSWYKNGQPLPNSNTSSPVYSLFSVSSEYTGRYSCAVEGREDLPSAEETLTVTYGPRNTSVSVSPSGEIVEGSSVTLTCSSDANPPVDKYTWYKKNVTLPKASGQSYSITNIISEDRGEYYCEAQNGRGSMNSTALMIIVAGKQTSVLTAAVGIIVVVLVLILCLSGLMWFRRFTGGSDATTDTQRVRPDCNSDTYTGLNMRTMSPDYDTLANVQPDPNSDPNSDMYTPLNMKTRSPEYDTLANVRGPSH; this is encoded by the exons ATGGATCCTACATAtgtgtcagagagggagagagtcacacTGACATGTAGAACCAAATGTACACTGGACCCCATCACAGCCTACAGTTGGTATAAAAATGGACAGCCTTTACCAAACAGCAacacctcctctcctgtctatagCCTTTTCTCAGTCAGCAGCGAGTATACAGGCAGATACTCCTGTGCTGTAGAAGGCCGTGAGGATCTACCCTCTGCTGAAGAGACGCTCACTGTCACAT ATGGTCCAAGGAacacctcagtgtcagtcagtccctctggtgaaatagtggagggcagttcagtgactctgacctgcagcagtgatgccaacccacctgtggacaaatacacctggtacaagaaGAACGTAACCTTACCAAAAGCATCAGGACAGAGTTACAGCATCACTAACATCATctctgaggacagaggagaatacTACTGTGAGGCCCAGAATGGAAGAGGATCTATGAACTCTACAGCTCTGATGATCATTGTAGCAG GGAAACAGACCTCAGTTCTGACTGCAGCTGTAGGAATCATAGTGGTTGTTCTGGTtctcatcctctgtctctctggactCATGTGGTTCAG GAGATTCACAGGCGGAAGTGATGCTACAACAGACACACAG cgtGTCCGTCCTGACTGTAACAGTGACACGTACACAGGTCTGAACATGAGGACCATGTCCCCTGACTACGACACTCTGGCA aATGTCCAGCCTGACCCTAACAGTGACCCCAACAGTGACATGTACACACCTCTGAACATGAAGACCAGGTCACCAGAGTATGACACCCTGGca AATGTGAGGGGACCCTCccactga
- the LOC129842985 gene encoding B-cell receptor CD22-like, translating into MFYENNLKVERKYYNTLTCKTTCTLTGNPTYIWYKNGQHLDESTSPQYKYSVSSNYEDSFSCAVKGHEDLHSPAVCFLLDILLEMDPTSVSVGERVTLRCRTQCTVGLNPTYIWYKNRQHLTNTITNNSLILDPVTSYNSLILDPVSSEDAGNYSCAVKGFERILSPEETLTVRYAPQNTSVSVSPSGEIVEGSSVTLTCSSDANPPVDKYTWYKKNVASPKASGQSYSITNISSENSGEYYCEAENKYGRLNSSSVSVDVQCKYT; encoded by the exons ATGTTCTATGAGAACA ATCTAAAGGTGGAGAGGAAATAttacaacacactgacctgtaaaaccacctgtactctgactggtaaccccacctacatctggtacaagaacggaCAACATCTAGATGAGAGCACCTCCCCCCAGTACAAATACTCAGTCTCCAGTAActatgaagacagcttctcctgtgctgtaaaaggccatgaggatctccactctcctgcagtgt GTTTCCTCTTAGATATCCTGTTGGAGATGGATCCTACGTCTgtgtcagtgggggagagagtcaCACTGAGATGTAGAACCCAATGTACAGTCGGTCTcaaccccacctacatctggtacaagaacaGACAACATCTAACCAACACAATCACCAATAACAGCCTGATCCTAGACCCAGTCACCAGTTATAACAGTCTGATCCTAGACCCAGTCAGCAGTGAGGATGCAGGGAACTACTCCTGTGCTGTAAAAGGCTTTGAGAGAATCCTCTCTCCAGAAGAGACTCTCACTGTCAGAT ACGCTCCACAGAacacctcagtgtcagtcagtccctctggtgaaatagtggagggcagttcagtgactctgacctgcagcagtgatgccaacccacctgtggacaaatacacctggtacaagaaGAACGTAGCCTCACCAAAAGCATCAGGACAGAGTTACAGCATCACTAACATCAGCTCTGAGAACAGTGGAGAATACTACTGTGAGGCTGAGAATAAATATGGACGTCTCAACTCTTCTTCTGTGTCTGTGGACGTTCAGTGTAAATACACCTAA